One window of Etheostoma spectabile isolate EspeVRDwgs_2016 chromosome 6, UIUC_Espe_1.0, whole genome shotgun sequence genomic DNA carries:
- the gpd1l gene encoding LOW QUALITY PROTEIN: glycerol-3-phosphate dehydrogenase 1-like protein (The sequence of the model RefSeq protein was modified relative to this genomic sequence to represent the inferred CDS: substituted 1 base at 1 genomic stop codon) yields the protein MAAPLRVCIVGSGNWGSAIARIIGNNARSLRFATTVKMWVYEENINGRKLTDIINTEHENVKYLPGYKLPENVVAVPELRDAAEGADLLVFVVPHQFIRNLCDEMVGCVSTNARGITLIKGIDEGPGGLKLISDIIREKMGIDVSVLMGANIANEVAAEKFCETTIGEXDSGNGLLFKELLQTPNFRITVVDDADTVELCGALKNIVAVGAGFCDGLQCGDNTKAAVIRLGLMEMIAFAKLFSKNGSVSTATFLESCGVADLITTCYGGRNRRVAEAFCKTGKSIEELEKEMLNGQKLQGPATSAEVYHILQQKGLLDKFPLFTAVYHICFEGKPVQQMISCLQSHPEHR from the exons ATGGCCGCTCCGCTCAGAGTGTGCATAGTGGGCTCCGGAAACTG GGGCTCAGCCATCGCCAGGATCATTGGAAACAACGCCAGGTCGCTGCGCTTCGCCACCACGGTGAAGATGTGGGTGTACGAAGAGAACATCAACGGCAGGAAGCTCACTGACATCATCAACACGGAGCATGAGAACGTCAAGTACCTGCCGGGGTACAAACTGCCAGAGAACGTG GTGGCTGTCCCCGAGCTGCGGGACGCTGCAGAGGGAGCGGACCTGCTGGTGTTCGTGGTCCCTCACCAGTTCATCCGGAATCTCTGTGACGAGATGGTGGGCTGTGTCTCCACCAACGCCCGGGGAATCACACTCATAAAG GGTATAGATGAGGGCCCCGGGGGCCTGAAGCTCATCTCAGACATCATCCGAGAGAAGATGGGGATCGACGTCAGCGTCCTCATGGGAGCAAACATCGCCAACGAGGTGGCAGCGGAGAAGTTCTGTGAGACCACCATCGGTGAG TAGGATTCTGGAAACGGCCTGCTGTTCAAAGAGCTGCTGCAGACTCCAAACTTCCGGATCACAGTGGTAGATGATGCAGACACAGTGGAGCTGTGTGGAGCTCTGAAG AACATCGTTGCCGTGGGGGCAGGCTTCTGCGACGGCTTGCAGTGCGGTGACAACACCAAGGCAGCGGTGATCCGTCTGGGGCTGATGGAGATGATAGCCTTCGCTAAACTCTTCTCCAAGAACGGCTCCGTTTCCACAGCAACCTTTCTAGAGAGCTGCGGCGTGGCCGACCTCATCACAACATGCTATGGCGGTCGCAATCGACGCGTGGCAGAGGCCTTCTGTAAGACGGGGAAG AGCATCGAGGAGCTGGAGAAGGAGATGCTCAACGGGCAGAAGCTGCAGGGTCCTGCTACCTCCGCCGAGGTTTACCACATCCTCCAGCAGAAGGGCCTGCTGGACAA GTTCCCTCTGTTCACGGCCGTCTATCACATTTGTTTCGAGGGGAAGCCGGTCCAGCAGATGATCTCGTGCCTGCAGAGCCACCCGGAGCACCGGTGA
- the tcaim gene encoding T-cell activation inhibitor, mitochondrial → MSVSCLLRTTFRLERKHVVAHYVQQRALSGADAVNALRPFYFAVHPDFFGQYPREREVNENSLKRLNGYLDNLQKPGSRSVQPMKLTFYVRDTKDGSDVQPELLASGFRPVSFTLHTNDVLSTVKNVLKSCSLPTEHMEGLAPSAETSKSPAEAGLPFYRPIRWDKSYYTFTGFRDPEQELQQAQRMEPTLSSWLRNNEPEATEKYSASLPRREELNRLKKELCHNFDLADIMWQRSWGVAHRCSQLQSLSRLSQQSPDALINLQGHTVVFADQSGMNALGHIMLGTMDVHHQWTKLFEQLPGYRSLQQQTDWLKERISLLLGGTQVVHVERLGPVQSIAEHYSTLNTFHKTLMSRRLHLHPRSLQGLTMLLENDCSYPSLHEMGHFIIPTNCDPPKLQVFLQSQAREARQRTQRKSQLQAEEEAVVKLCLYSLSLRSLSKEPSVSSSQMIHCCKRLVEQPSPLMQGLHFCVSHFYSVMQDGDLCVPWDWKS, encoded by the exons ATGTCTGTCAGCTGCCTGCTGAGAACCACCTTCAG GCTGGAGAGGAAGCACGTGGTCGCACATTATGTCCAGCAGAGAGCGCTGTCCGGGGCCGACGCCGTCAACGCACTCAGGCCCTTCTACTTCGCAGTCCATCCTGACTTCTTCGGTCAATACCCCCGGGAGCGG GAAGTGAATGAGAATTCCTTAAAGAGGCTGAATGGCTATCTGGACAACCTGCAGAAGCCCGGCTCGCGCTCGGTGCAGCCAATGAAGCTAACCTTTTACGTCAGGGACACAAAGGACGGCAGCGATGTGCAGCCGGAGCTCCTCGCCTCGG GGTTCCGGCCAGTGAGTTTCACTCTGCACACAAACGATGTCCTGAGCACGGTGAAGAACGTCCTGAAGTCCTGCAGCCTGCCCACGGAGCACATGGAGGGACTGGCACCAAGTGCAGAGACATCTAAAAGTCCAGCAGAGGCAGGGCTGCCCTTCTACAGACCTATCCGGTGGGATAAGAGCTACTACACCTTCACTGGGTTCCGAGACCCTGAGCAGGAGCTGCAGCAGGCCCAGAGAATGGAGCCCACTCTAAG CTCATGGCTGAGAAACAACGAGCCTGAAGCCACAGAGAAGTACAGCGCTAGTCTTCCTCGGAGAGAAGAGCTGAACAGACTGAAGAAGGAGCTGTGTCACAACTTCGATCTGGCTGATATCAT GTGGCAGCGCAGCTGGGGAGTGGCCCACCGCTGCTCTCAGCTTCAGAGTCTGAGCCGGCTGTCCCAGCAGAGCCCCGACGCCCTGATCAACCTGCAAG GACACACTGTGGTGTTCGCTGACCAGTCAGGGATGAACGCCTTGGGACACATCATGCTGGGAACCATGGACGTTCATCATCAGTGGACCAAA CTGTTTGAGCAGCTGCCTGGCTAccgcagcctgcagcagcagacGGACTGGCTAAAGGAGAGGATCAGCCTCCTGCTGGGTGGGACTCAGGTTGTCCACGTAGAGAGACTGGGCCCGGTGCAGTCCATCGCTGAGCACTACAGCACCCTCAACACCTTCCACAAGACCCTGATGTCCCGCCGGCTCCACCTGCACCCCCGCAGCCTGCAGGGGCTCACCATGCTGTTGGAGAA TGACTGCTCTTACCCCAGTCTACACGAGATGGGCCACTTCATCATCCCCACCAACTGTGACCCCCCCAAGCTGCAGGTCTTCCTCCAGAGCCAGGCGCGTGAGGCCAGACAGCGCACGCAACGCAAAAGCCA GCTGCaggcggaggaggaggctgTGGTGAAGCTGTGTCTCTACAGTCTGTCTCTGAGGAGTCTGTCCAAAGAGCCCAGCGTCAGCTCCAGCCAGATGATCCACTGCTGTAAACGGCTTGTGGAGCAGCCCTCCCCCCTAATGCAGGGCCTCCACTTCTGTGTGTCTCACTTCTACTCGGTCATGCAGGACGGGGACCTGTGTGTCCCCTGGGACTGGAAGAGCTGA